A single window of Dermacentor albipictus isolate Rhodes 1998 colony chromosome 1, USDA_Dalb.pri_finalv2, whole genome shotgun sequence DNA harbors:
- the LOC135912177 gene encoding adult-specific rigid cuticular protein 15.7-like, with the protein MLLKVSILSKLSLSWVTIMALVTGFFGAYGLRHLPLPDYEYYDVPQLPLSPGRSSAKTARPYKFDYNIADHEGNQQYRIERADTQNTKTGAYGYRAVNGIFRHVNYIADKYGFRAVVNTNEPGTAPMDSADAVFNAAPIKILPVKAPRHSVAAENIWYAGLAKEYGGRYGLRNGVNAVSKFPEQRQLQVDTEHIALENSHLSSDYYYE; encoded by the exons ATGCTTCTGAAG GTCTCCATTCTTTCCAAGCTATCGCTATCTTGG GTTACTATCATGGCATTGGTAACTGGATTCTTCGGTGCCTATGGCCTGCGTCATCTGCCACTTCCTGACTATGAATATTATGATGTACCTCAGTTGCCTCTTTCGCCTGGTCGGAGTTCAGCAAAG ACCGCGAGACCGTACAAGTTTGACTACAACATCGCTGATCACGAGGGCAACCAGCAGTATCGAATCGAAAGGGCCGACACGCAAAACACCAAGACGGGCGCGTACGGATATCGCGCTGTCAACGGAATCTTCCGCCACGTGAACTACATCGCCGACAAATACGGCTTCCGCGCTGTTGTGAACACAAACGAACCCGGCACTGCTCCTATGGACTCTGCCGACGCCGTCTTCAACGCGGCTCCCATCAAAATTCTCCCTGTTAAGGCGCCCCGGCATTCAGTAGCTGCCGAGAACATTTGGTACGCAGGCCTCGCAAAAGAATACGGTGGACGGTACGGCCTCCGGAACGGCGTCAATGCCGTTTCAAAATTTCCAGAGCAAAGGCAGCTTCAGGTTGACACGGAGCACATAGCCTTGGAGAATTCACACTTAAGCTCGGATTACTACTACGAATAG